In one window of Pristiophorus japonicus isolate sPriJap1 chromosome 9, sPriJap1.hap1, whole genome shotgun sequence DNA:
- the LOC139273835 gene encoding zinc finger protein 774-like — protein sequence MCGKGFTQSSTLLKHQRVHTGVRPFTCSDCGKGFTRSSDLLRHQRVHTGERPFACSVCGMGFTTSSSLVTHRQRVHTGERPFTCSVCGKGFIRSSDLLIHKRVHTGERPFTCSVCEKGFTRSSNLLNHQRVHTGERPFTCSECGKGFTRSSDLLTHQRVHTRERPFICSLCGKGLTCSSTLLAHQRVHTGERPFTCSECGKGFTCSSHLLIHQRAHTAERPFTCSECGKGFTQSSHLLRHQRVHTGERPFTCSVCGKGFNQSSHTAETPASSQVTAGVGFCYHCCC from the coding sequence atgtgtggaaagggattcactcagtcatccaccctgctgaaacaccagcgagttcacactggggtgagaccgttcacctgctctgactgtgggaagggattcactcggtcatccgacctgctaagacaccagcgagttcacactggggagaggccattcgcctgttccgtgtgtgggatgggattcactacgTCATCCAGCTTGGTGACACACcggcagcgagttcacactggggagaggccattcacctgctctgtgtgtgggaagggatttattcggtcatctgacctgctgatacacaagcgagttcacaccggggagaggccgttcacctgctccgtttgtgagaagggattcactcggtcttcCAACCTGCTCaatcatcagcgagttcacactggggagagaccattcacctgctctgagtgtgggaagggattcactcggtcatccgacctgctgacacaccaacgagttcacactagggagaggccattcatctgctccttGTGCGGGAAGGGACTCActtgttcatccaccctgctggcacaccagcgagttcacactggggagaggccgtttacctgctctgagtgtgggaagggattcacttgttcatcccaccttttaattcaccagcgagctcacactgcggagaggccgttcacctgctctgagtgtgggaagggattcactcagtcatcccacctgctgagacaccagcgagttcacactggggagagaccgttcacttgctccgtgtgtgggaagggattcaatcagtcatcccacactgctgagacaccagcgagttcgcaagtgactgcaggggttggattctgctatcattgctgctgttaa